Proteins encoded together in one Gigantopelta aegis isolate Gae_Host chromosome 8, Gae_host_genome, whole genome shotgun sequence window:
- the LOC121378767 gene encoding alpha-L-fucosidase-like, which translates to MSVSTSNNFTLVVICSLFLLISAIHYEPNWKSIDSRPLPSWYDEGKIGIMLTWGVFSVPSFTTEWFWEQWVTGTPSVVAFMQQNYRPDFTYADFAPMFQAEFFDPNKWADIFQAAGARYVVHMTKHHEGFTSWPSKYSFNWNAMDVGPKRDLVGALASAIRNRTNIHFGLYHSLFEWYNPLFEKDQANKFQTNDFVMRKTLPELYEIVNMYKPDIIWSDGDWMAPDWYWNATIFLAWLYNESPVKDTVVVNDRWGSNARCKHGGFLNCNDKFNPGKLQPRKWENCMSIDRYSWGYRRPATVNQLYSIEDLIALLVETVSYGGNLLVDVGPTSYGTIAPIFEERLRQMGSWLGVNGDAIYATKPWTYQNDSMTPRVWYTSKTGASGVEVYAITTKWPESVLILGDPQVAMDTTVSLLGYPGSLKYKPGATGGIEIYVPQLTIANIPCDWAWTFKMVGLKNA; encoded by the exons ATGTCTGTCAGTACAAGTAACAATTTTACACTGGTGGTAATTTGTTCGCTATTTTTGTTAATCAGCGCCATACACTATGAACCGAACTGGAAATCCATCGACTCCAGACCCCTGCCATCCTGGTACGACGAAGGGAAGATCGGAATTATGCTCACCTGGGGGGTGTTCTCTGTCCCGAGTTTCACTACGGAGTGGTTTTGGGAACAGTGGGTGACCGGGACACCAAGCGTGGTGGCGTTTATGCAGCAGAACTACAGACCCGATTTCACGTATGCAGATTTCGCCCCGATGTTCCAGGCAGAGTTCTTTGATCCCAATAAGTGGGCGGATATTTTCCAGGCTGCCGGAGCCCG gtATGTGGTTCACATGACCAAACACCATGAAGGTTTCACAAGTTGGCCATCCAAATATTCATTTAACTGGAATGCTATGGATGTGGGCCCTAAACGGGATCTCGTAG GAGCACTGGCTTCTGCAATTCGAAACCGTACCAACATTCACTTTGGCTTGTATCATTCCCTGTTTGAGTGGTACAACCCACTGTTTGAGAAGGACCAAGCTAATAAATTTCAGACAAATGACTTTGTTATG AGAAAAACACTTCCTGAGCTGTATGAAATTGTCAACATGTACAAGCCTGATATTATATGGTCTGACGGAGACTGGATGGCCCCAGACTGGTACTGGAATGCCACAATCTTCTTGGCCTGGCTCTATAACGAAAG CCCAGTAAAGGACACAGTTGTTGTAAATGACCGGTGGGGATCCAATGCACGGTGCAAGCATGGAGGCTTCTTAAACTGTAACGATAAATTCAATCCAG gcaAACTGCAGCCTCGGAAATGGGAGAACTGTATGAGTATTGACCGCTATTCTTGGGGATACCGCCGCCCCGCCACTGTGAACCAGCTTTACAGCATCGAGGATCTCATCGCACTGCTGGTTGAAACTGTCAG ttATGGAGGGAACCTACTTGTGGACGTGGGTCCCACATCCTACGGAACAATTGCACCAATCTTCGAGGAGCGACTCCGACAAATGGGATCATGGCTGGGTGTGAACGGGGATGCTATTTACGCCACCAAGCCATGGACATATCAAAACGACTCCATGACACCCAGGGTTTG GTACACCAGCAAAACTGGGGCATCTGGAGTTGAAGTTTACGCCATCACTACAAAATGGCCGGAATCGGTCCTCATATTGGGGGATCCACAGGTTGCCATGGATACAACAGTCAGTCTCCTTGGATACCCAGGAAGTCTGAAATACAAGCCGGGAGCAACTGGTGGAATTGAGATTTACGTACCACAGTTAACTATTGCAAACATTCCTTGTGATTGGGCATGGACCTTTAAGATGGTCGGCCTGAAAAATGCTTAA